CCTTTCCTCACTTGTGACTCCATCCAGTACTAATTTTCCCTCACATATATTATGGTTTACTCATTATATCATCTGAGAAACTGATCACTTGCCTTGTGTTAAAGCAGAGTATTAAAAATCTGATTGTTAAAAATTACCACACTTTTAAAAGTAGTGTGGTATTACTCTTTCCTTCAGTCAGAGCATATGGCAGATTTTTAGTGTGTTTTATATAGCCAGAGGCCTTCCACATGAATCAACATCTTGATAGTTGAATGTGAGTGTAATTGTATTTCACACACAGGGTGGATCCCAGGAGTTGGTTTTGCTTACACAGGTAGTGCTTAGATATGTGCCGCCGTGGGTTTTGCCACAGGTACTACCCTGGAACTCCAAGACAGAAATTTCCTTAATGGGACATTAACATTTAAGAATGTAACATcttcactgaaatttaaaaatgtggtCTTTAGACTTTTGTTTTGAATGTCTTTGATTACttactttaaaactttaaaatatctttatgatTTGTCAGCCTGTTTTACTTTGACAAGCTCACCTGAGTACTTTCTTCTCTCCTAGTTTGCAATGAATCCATTTTATGAACCCAATTCTCCTATTCGATCCAGCGCATTTGACAGAAAAGTTCAGTTTCTTGGGAAGAAACACCTTTTAAGCTGAATGCAAAAATCAGTCAGAAGTACACAATGTCACTACAGTGGGTTATACTCAGGAATGTGTACATTGTAAGTAACAATTAAATAGCATGGTAAAGTTTTACTGGTAGTTTGTTTATCTAAACCTAATGAAATtgcttctatatttaaaaaatagtacattCAGTTTCTTATAGCTATGAACAGATTGCTATTTGCTTGTGAACACTTATTTATAAAGAGCTCTTTATTGGTAATcttgaaatgtctttatttttaaaaattgagataagcTTTTGACTTTCCTCATTCAGATAGTTGATCTTGATGAAGCACTCCAGAACCAAGTATCATTGTCAAGATTTGGTAggcagatttaaaaagaaaagcttctGCAGTAGGCAATGAAGTTGATAGCACATACATGGGCTCATTTATAGATCACGAGATGTTATGAAAACACATAGGCAGTATACACAGCTCCACCCAAGAAGCCGGAGCAGACCGTGTTGCAATGCCAAATGCCACAGGCCTGCCCCCATCAGAGACTAGAAACAGTGATCCTGCTGTAATTCGAGACTCCTGAGCCCAGGTTTGTATAGTGGGAGGCCAGGACCACAGTGACAGGTTATGTTCTTGTTTCCTTTCCCTCAGACAGTAAGGATTAAGTGAACCTGTTGATAGATGGACTAGTAGAAGGTTATAAGGCAGTTTTAGAATTGTAAACAAAGAAAAGCTTGTGTCACATTAGCACTTGTACTCTAGGCTTTTCAGGCTGTATACCTGTATACCCGAGCGGGCGGGAGTGGTCTGTTTTTTTACTATAACTGTGGGATCTTAATTGTAAACCAGTAAATGTCCATTGAAAAGCAAATAAATGTTCACTGAAAACCAGGTATTTTCTGTGCTGTGAgcacttgaagaattttgttcATTCTGAATGAACAAAGCAAGGAATTCTCAGTTTGGTCTTGTATCTTTGTGTGAAGCTGCTATCAGTTTTTTACCCTATTTATTTGATTTCCTAAATAAAGATGTTTGTCCAAGATTATGGTAGTATCAATTTTTTTTAGCTGCACTGTACAGCTTTtgatatcttagttccctgaccagggatcgaacccggaccCTGAACAGTCAAAAGCACCAAGCCCTTGACCATTCAATCACCAGGGGATTCCCAATGTTGATTTTTTAGGTGCTGCTCTCCCCACCACCTTGACCATTTTAGTGGTATCTCCCCTAAAGTCTGCAAACATACATTGTAACTCATTTTACAGAATCCAGATCTCCTCAAACTGGGTGCCAGAGCTTTGGGAGCAGAAAAAGATACTCAGAAATCCAGGAGTAACTCAGCCATGCTCACTGGAGAGACCCACACATATACTTATCGTATACAGTTTGCTCTACCCTCCCGGAGCATATAAGGCAGAGGGGAGGCAGTGCCCCAGTCAGGAGCTGAGCCGCGTGGTGTTTCAACAGGAAGGTGTAGGGTGGGGATGGTTCCCATCCACGCTTGTCCACAGGACAGCAGTACCCTGCAAATAGCCTTGTCACCAGGCTCTTGACAGTGAGATGGGAATGAGAACACAGGCCCTGTGGCAGCAGATCCCTGTGGCTAAGGATCGGCTTTCACATATGCCTGCCTCTGTCAGAGCGTGAAGGCAGATCCAGTGATGGGCATAGGAGTGGGCAGGATCTCAGAGATGGGCTGTGCTGGAAAAGCCTGCTGAAATAGGACAGCTGAAAGGATGGAACCGGGACTCATGTAAGGGGAAGATCAGGGACTGATCATTAGGAAAACGAaagcaaaaaaggcaaaagagcTCGCAAAAAGAGAGTAAGTGATGTCACTGAAAGTTCTGGAACACAAGACGAATTGGGGGACATCAGTAGCACCCTGGGCATCAGGCCCACCGAGCACACGCAAGTCAGCATTAAGCCCGTCATCTACACTAGCACTCCCAGTGATCCAAATAAAATGCACAAGCTCcgttcactcctctttcactacCTAGGATGCTTCAGTGGCGCCCACATTCTCCACATAAGTAGGGACCGTGGGTCTCTCCTCCGCCCTGCTACACCCACATCCATTACCTCTATGGTCAGGAAAGCACTTCCTGGTTGACAGTCCGCAGTGGTAATTTCTCAGAATCCATGGACTACACCGAGCCTTCTTCCTACCTACCGCTTCCCTGCCCCACCACCCCAAGCTGCTGGCACTGAAAGCTTATACAAGGTTTCACAGAAACATGAAATGCCAGGTTTTAACATGTGGACCATCTTCGATATTTTAACTTCAGTTGGGGAGTTTTTCccaagggggaagaaagagacaACAACAGTTAAATATCCACTAACAAATATGCACTTTGCCATCTTCCATGCAGCACACTGTAACCACTACATCAACTGTCAAATGTACATCTGTCCATCCTCCCAAGTTCAGTAGTTTGCCTTTTCCTTAACCTTGCCCTGTCTCAAAGGCTTTATATCCAAAGACAGCACGAAAGCCCCATCGGACCTGTAACCCTGGGGCCCCTGGTCCAGACAGGGACAGCATGCCCCACTTCTCCCCTCCTGCCTGCTCCCTTGGGGCTCTGCAGCTGCTTGCACCCTTCCTGCCACTGCAGTCGCCTGCTTTGCTCCTCAACTCTCACTTTCTCCGTTTCATCTTTGTGCAACACCAATCTGAGTGCCTTTTACTTTCTTAAAAGAACCAGACTTTCAGCTACCTTTTGCTGCAGCATGAAGAGCTCTTCCATCAGTTAGTGTTCCTGTGACGGCTGAAGCTCTTCAGTCAGGTCTTGTTCCTCCCCTTCTTGTCCCATTTCAGTTACTGGCTTTGCTCAGGGAGCCTCTGTTCACCAGGTCTTTTAAGTCACATTGTGATGCAAGATTACTCCCCCTTCCATCAGCCTGTCTACACACATGAAAATACGGTCCTTTGATAAAAACTTTTTGCTGCCCAGCTCTAGACCTCTGAAATGCCAACTAATCTTTAACTGGAAAAAAGTTACTGAAAAGATGCTTCAAAGTTTGGGAAAATCACTAAGCTATTAGTTAAATCTATACAAGTATCAAAATTATACATTTTGTAAATACCTACACACACATTGTATGTAAGgggctgaactgtgtccctcCAAAAATTCATATTCAACAAGCCTAGCCCCCAGtccctcagaatgtgactatatttggagacagggccttttAAAAGGTAATTCAAGTTAAAATAAGCtccttatatgtaaaataaacaagatcctactgtctAATACAGGGAATCCAATCTCACTAGTAGTATTCTAAGGGGGAAATCTGGACACAGAGAGGTGGGGTTGGGGAGATAGGGAGAGTTGTATGCAGAGGAAAGGTCTACAAGCCATGATGAGAGGACTCAGGAAAAACTAAACCTGTCAACACCTTGCTTGTGGACTTCTAGCCTCCGGAACTGTAAGAAAAGAAATCCCcattgtttaaaccacccagtccaCGTGTTATGGCAGCCCTGGCAAACACAATATGCTTTCCTTATGTACTAAAAATCTACACGGATATCCAAGAGACTGATACATGGCTGCCTGCACAAGCAGGAAATGGAGACATTGGTTCCTTATGCCTTCTACTTTTCAACCATGTGACTCTATCATCTATTCaaataataaacaacaaaaaatgtactCCTGATATCCATTGGTGAACAAGGTATAGGAAATGTTAATATCCTACTGCCAGCTAGCTAGCAGTCAAGGGCTTGACTGTGAGAAATCCATGCAGCAAATAAATGAGGTGGGTCTACTGGAATGGAAATACATCCGGACAGATTAAGCGAAAAGGGCACATCACAAAACAATGGGCACACTTGGTTTAAAATAACAAAGCAACTCccctagggaaaaaaataaaggcaatatATAATATACGCTAATTTGTTAACAGTGGATGCCTATTTTTTGAGTGGAGGATTAGTTTGGAGAAGCAGAAttgattataaataataaaaactagaGCTCTCTCTTCATCAACTTGAGAACATAAAGAGATTTAATCTCCccaaatttaaaatgtgaaaatgttttgCTTATAGCCAAACTGTCTGCAGTATTAGGAAGTGAAAGACTTTCAAAATCTTAGCTTACTGTAATGATATTCTTTGTCAGTGGTTCCCAAGCTATGGGGCCAGGGAGAGAAGTATCTCAATCTAGCTGTTCCCAAAACATACTCCCCTGCCATAggaccaccccccccaaaaaaaaaagcatgtccCTTGATCACCCACTGCTCTACAGCCCTGGGTGCTGTCCTCACTCACATGCAGCCCAGGCATCGGTGTGCCTCTGTAGGGCAGGATCAGCGTGAAGGGCGCAGCACCCACAAAAGACCATGATTTGCTTTATCAGTTAAGTCTGGTCACTGAAGCAGAGTTGACAAAAGATCTCCTTGCGACCAAATCACCACACAGTTCAGTGACACTGGATAAATACATGCCCAAATAAAGAGGTCTTTGTTTACCCTCACACTAAGTACCAGCCAGAAGTAGGATTTCCTCCAAAAATGATAAAAGCTGGCTTCTGTGTTGAAGGGGGTGTGGCTCACGTGTGGCACACAAATGACAAGTGATTACTAGTGAGATCAATTCTGATACGCAGAGTGAAAAAATGAacataaagagaaagaagaagtaaTCAAATAACCACAGTGCAAATGCATTCAATTTTAATCTTTAATAGTTAACATTATTGCTTTAGGACATGCTTTCCCTGAACCAGAACAGAATGctaattacataaaaatatacacatagaaAAAGTAGTTCTCCATATTCCCAGGGAAAAGACAGTAATTTCTAGGATACTCAAGTGTTTTAATTATAAAGTCTTGGTCATTTCACTTATTAGCTCTGTAACATACATATTTAAATTAAACATTATTAGACAGCCGTTACAATGGGTGCGTGTCAGGCGCCGTTACTGAGTAAATGGATTCTCCCGTGAGGGGATGTGTCACTTCCCCCACCCACTGACAGGCACGGTTAATGTTTGAGTATGTGATGCGTCGCTGCACACGCGTACCCTCTTCTCCGCCcagagcccatctgtgcatgtgGGTGAGCTGGTCAGGTCGCTACCTCTCTAACTTCCACAGCAAGACGAGCTGGGCTTGGGCTTCCGGTGCAGACGGACCGTGTCTGTCTGAATCAAGGGATCTGACCTATCCTCGGTAGCGAGCACTCTTCGAACTGCTTCCTCAAAGGCTGCTGCGACATTCGTGGCATCTTTTGCACTCGTTTCAAAGTAGGGATAGTCACCGTTGTCCCGGCACCAGGCTTGGGCTTCTTCTGCAGACACTTGCCGCTCGCTGATGTCAACCTTGTTGCCCAGAATCACAAAAGGAAAGCTTTCGGGCTCTTTCACATCTGCGTAATATATGAATTCTTTCTTCCAGTTACTCAAGTTCTGGAAGCTCTGAGAATCATCGACACTAAAGGTAAGCAGGCAACAGTCAGAACCTCTGTAGAACGGCGTCCTCAGGCTTCTGAAGCGCTCTTGACCAGCCGTGTCCCAGATCTGCATGGTGACAAAGTGTCCATCCACCTCCAAATCTTTATTTAAGAACTCCACACCTATTGTATGGAAGAGCTGGGCATCAAACTTATTAGTCACATATCTGTTCATTAGAG
The nucleotide sequence above comes from Capricornis sumatraensis isolate serow.1 chromosome X, serow.2, whole genome shotgun sequence. Encoded proteins:
- the RAB9A gene encoding ras-related protein Rab-9A; its protein translation is MAGKSSLFKVILLGDGGVGKSSLMNRYVTNKFDAQLFHTIGVEFLNKDLEVDGHFVTMQIWDTAGQERFRSLRTPFYRGSDCCLLTFSVDDSQSFQNLSNWKKEFIYYADVKEPESFPFVILGNKVDISERQVSAEEAQAWCRDNGDYPYFETSAKDATNVAAAFEEAVRRVLATEDRSDPLIQTDTVRLHRKPKPSSSCCGS